One window of Paenibacillus albicereus genomic DNA carries:
- a CDS encoding DUF4227 family protein gives MIVSLRRWVSRLVFALLFACLTAAVYEGFRLADSWVRPLDPYAPPRGQALKVFEPHEAPPEGGTIADRLRWFYYNGE, from the coding sequence ATGATCGTTTCCTTGCGCAGATGGGTGTCGAGGCTTGTATTCGCGCTGCTGTTCGCCTGCCTGACGGCGGCCGTCTACGAAGGCTTCCGCCTCGCGGACAGCTGGGTTCGGCCGCTCGATCCGTACGCGCCTCCCCGTGGACAGGCGCTCAAGGTGTTCGAGCCCCATGAAGCGCCGCCTGAAGGCGGCACGATCGCCGATCGGCTGCGCTGGTTTTATTACAACGGGGAGTAG
- a CDS encoding stage V sporulation protein AA translates to MSRKRTNAGPVPVYLRMKKRIAIPPEGTVRLGSVVRLLADEPLAGELRRIPLYTHRPEDGNRVVIDVLQIVKALRETAPEAVIETYGDPQVLILVETPSTRSPRLAVLAGAWLLLFFGAGLAIMNFHTDVSMKEVHQRIAFLLTGKESLHPLWFQIPYSVGVGLGMVLFFNHLFHKKLNEEPNPLELEMYNYQENINAYVVADEMGKKAGRVEGRDDG, encoded by the coding sequence ATGTCGCGCAAACGAACGAATGCCGGTCCGGTTCCGGTCTACTTGCGGATGAAGAAGCGGATCGCCATCCCGCCGGAAGGGACGGTGAGGCTCGGCTCGGTCGTCCGGCTGCTCGCCGATGAGCCGCTCGCCGGGGAGCTGCGGCGCATTCCGCTCTATACCCACCGGCCCGAGGACGGCAATCGGGTCGTCATCGACGTGCTGCAGATCGTGAAGGCGCTGCGCGAGACGGCCCCCGAGGCGGTCATCGAGACGTACGGCGACCCGCAGGTGCTCATCCTGGTCGAGACTCCGTCCACCCGCTCGCCTCGGCTCGCCGTGCTTGCCGGCGCCTGGCTGCTTCTCTTTTTCGGTGCGGGGCTGGCGATCATGAATTTCCACACGGACGTGAGCATGAAGGAGGTGCATCAGCGGATCGCCTTCCTGCTGACGGGCAAGGAATCGCTGCATCCGCTCTGGTTCCAGATCCCGTACTCGGTCGGCGTGGGGCTTGGCATGGTGCTGTTTTTCAACCATCTGTTCCACAAGAAGCTGAACGAGGAGCCGAATCCGCTGGAGCTGGAGATGTACAACTACCAGGAGAACATCAATGCCTACGTCGTCGCGGACGAAATGGGCAAAAAAGCGGGCCGAGTGGAGGGGCGGGACGATGGCTGA
- a CDS encoding stage V sporulation protein AB produces the protein MADALAGLFMALLGLAGGIAVGSGMVALLIVFDLIPRLAQLARAFRLSAVFESAVVGGSLFWTWADFFGWKAPLPAALALPLPGLLCGAFIGMLAAALTEVMNVLPILAKRLRLTGYLGALVMAMVLGKTAGSLFDWLVYQW, from the coding sequence ATGGCTGACGCGCTGGCGGGGCTGTTCATGGCGCTGCTCGGTCTGGCCGGAGGCATCGCGGTCGGCAGCGGCATGGTCGCGCTGCTGATCGTCTTCGACCTCATCCCGAGGCTGGCGCAGCTCGCTCGGGCGTTCCGCCTGTCGGCGGTGTTCGAATCGGCGGTCGTCGGCGGCTCGCTGTTCTGGACTTGGGCGGACTTCTTCGGCTGGAAGGCGCCGCTGCCCGCAGCGCTGGCGCTGCCCTTGCCGGGACTGCTGTGCGGCGCCTTCATCGGCATGCTGGCCGCCGCTTTGACCGAGGTGATGAACGTGCTCCCGATATTGGCGAAGCGGCTTCGGCTGACCGGCTACCTGGGCGCGCTCGTCATGGCGATGGTGCTCGGCAAGACGGCGGGCTCGCTGTTCGATTGGCTGGTCTATCAATGGTAG
- a CDS encoding purine-nucleoside phosphorylase — MSIQQQASHIQEAVDYIASRSPVMPQIGLIMGSGLGILADLIEEAVTISYESIPHFPVSTVEGHAGELLVGKLGGVPVILMKGRFHMYEGYGAELTAFPVRVMKALGADKLVVTNAAGGINTGYSAGDLMLLSDHINFTGRNPLMGPNDSAVGVRFPDMSEAYSRRLRALAKEIAAEQGFELREGVYLAVLGPSYETPAEIRMMRTLGADAVGMSTVTEVIAARHCGLEVVGISCITNMASGILDQPLSHEEVIETTERVKSRFLNLVQTLVSRL, encoded by the coding sequence ATGAGCATCCAACAGCAAGCGAGCCACATTCAAGAAGCAGTCGACTATATCGCGTCCCGCAGTCCGGTCATGCCCCAAATCGGCCTGATTATGGGCTCGGGACTCGGCATCCTGGCCGATCTGATCGAGGAAGCCGTCACCATTTCGTACGAAAGCATCCCGCATTTCCCGGTATCGACGGTTGAAGGCCATGCCGGAGAGCTGCTCGTCGGCAAGCTGGGCGGCGTTCCGGTCATTCTGATGAAAGGCCGGTTCCACATGTACGAAGGATACGGAGCGGAGCTGACCGCATTTCCCGTGCGCGTCATGAAAGCGCTCGGAGCGGACAAGCTCGTCGTCACCAACGCGGCCGGCGGCATCAACACCGGGTACTCCGCCGGCGACCTGATGCTGCTGTCCGACCATATCAACTTCACGGGCCGCAACCCGCTCATGGGGCCGAACGACAGCGCCGTCGGCGTCCGGTTCCCGGACATGTCGGAAGCGTACAGCCGCCGTCTGCGCGCGCTCGCCAAGGAGATCGCCGCCGAGCAGGGCTTCGAGCTGCGCGAAGGCGTCTATCTCGCCGTGCTCGGGCCGTCCTACGAGACGCCGGCCGAGATCCGCATGATGCGGACGCTCGGAGCGGACGCGGTCGGCATGTCGACCGTGACGGAGGTGATCGCGGCGCGCCACTGCGGCCTCGAGGTCGTCGGCATCTCCTGCATCACGAACATGGCTTCGGGCATTCTGGATCAGCCCTTGTCGCATGAAGAAGTCATCGAGACGACAGAACGCGTCAAATCCCGCTTCCTGAATCTGGTGCAGACGCTCGTTTCGAGGCTCTAG
- a CDS encoding tyrosine recombinase yields the protein MELSQCLYAWLDELENGRRVAPATYDAYKRDLEHAIAWLDRQGIGAIAAVTRHHLAKYLQACRDDGARSATVSRRLASLRSFYRFLTRVGYTDRDPSMHVELPRHELARPVALTLEQVEQLMNAPATDSPAGLRDKAMLELLYGSGIRVSELLAMRADDPQPGLGYVRVCSPRKKERIVPLGQIAAGWIGLYLREGRPALLEQRIGGAPARMGAAEPDELFLNVSGEPLSRQGFWKTIKKHARSSGIEDGGAITPHTLRTSFAAHMLERGADLRAVQEMMGHEGIVSTERYALGDRPRVKDVYEKSHPRAGFGTRVLEPDSD from the coding sequence ATGGAGCTGAGCCAATGCCTCTACGCCTGGCTGGACGAGCTGGAGAACGGGCGCCGCGTGGCGCCGGCGACCTACGACGCCTACAAGCGCGACCTTGAGCATGCGATCGCTTGGCTCGACCGCCAGGGCATCGGAGCGATCGCCGCCGTCACCCGCCACCATCTGGCCAAGTATTTGCAGGCATGCCGGGACGACGGAGCGCGCAGCGCGACGGTCAGCCGCCGGCTGGCCTCGCTGCGCTCGTTCTACCGGTTCTTGACCCGCGTCGGCTATACCGACCGCGACCCCTCGATGCACGTGGAGCTGCCGCGTCATGAGCTGGCGCGGCCCGTCGCCCTGACGCTCGAACAGGTGGAGCAGCTCATGAACGCCCCCGCGACGGACAGTCCGGCCGGCCTTCGCGACAAGGCGATGCTGGAGCTGCTGTACGGCTCCGGCATCCGCGTGTCCGAGCTGCTGGCGATGAGAGCGGACGATCCTCAGCCCGGGCTCGGCTACGTCCGGGTGTGCTCCCCCCGCAAAAAAGAGCGGATCGTGCCGCTCGGGCAGATCGCGGCGGGATGGATCGGCCTCTATTTGAGAGAGGGGCGCCCCGCGCTGCTCGAGCAGCGGATCGGCGGCGCTCCGGCCCGCATGGGCGCGGCGGAGCCGGACGAGCTGTTCCTGAACGTCTCCGGCGAGCCGCTGTCGCGGCAAGGCTTTTGGAAGACGATCAAGAAGCATGCCCGCAGCTCCGGCATCGAGGACGGCGGAGCGATCACGCCGCATACGCTGCGCACGTCGTTCGCCGCCCATATGCTGGAGCGGGGAGCCGACCTGCGCGCCGTGCAGGAGATGATGGGCCACGAAGGCATCGTCTCCACGGAGCGCTACGCGCTCGGAGACCGGCCGCGGGTCAAGGACGTATATGAGAAATCCCATCCGCGGGCGGGCTTCGGCACGCGCGTCCTGGAGCCGGATTCCGATTAA
- the spoIIM gene encoding stage II sporulation protein M, with amino-acid sequence MRAWVRGRSKEERLLFAIAASLCAAGIVCGALLAGGLGEEQRSLLAADMSRFLQRLVSEGAPPDASSFWVVCWLHGRWLLLIVLLGVSVIGLPLLAALDFFKGVLIGFAVATLAVQHGGRGVAFSFVAVAPSNLLALPAYLAASAAAASFALHLVRFRLMRRQGPLLPAAAALAVTAAASTLLLAAASAAEAWLSPPLMAWAAQWLVPG; translated from the coding sequence ATGCGGGCATGGGTCAGAGGCAGGTCGAAGGAGGAAAGGCTGCTGTTCGCCATCGCGGCATCCCTCTGCGCGGCGGGCATCGTTTGCGGAGCGCTGCTCGCCGGCGGACTCGGCGAAGAGCAGCGGAGCCTGCTGGCCGCCGACATGAGCCGGTTTCTGCAGCGGCTCGTCTCGGAAGGCGCTCCGCCAGACGCTTCGTCGTTCTGGGTCGTCTGCTGGCTGCACGGACGATGGCTGCTGCTGATCGTCCTGCTCGGCGTTTCCGTCATCGGCTTGCCGCTGCTCGCCGCGCTTGATTTCTTCAAAGGCGTGCTCATCGGCTTCGCCGTCGCGACGCTTGCGGTCCAGCACGGAGGCCGGGGCGTCGCCTTCTCCTTCGTCGCCGTCGCGCCGTCCAACCTGCTCGCGCTGCCGGCCTATCTTGCCGCAAGCGCAGCGGCGGCGTCGTTCGCGCTGCATCTGGTCCGCTTCCGGCTGATGCGCCGCCAAGGTCCGCTTCTGCCGGCCGCGGCGGCTCTGGCAGTGACGGCTGCGGCTTCGACGCTGCTGCTCGCGGCCGCATCAGCGGCGGAGGCATGGCTGTCTCCGCCGCTGATGGCATGGGCCGCGCAGTGGCTCGTCCCGGGCTGA
- a CDS encoding spore germination protein, translating to MDGPEEAGRAEATRSGGREERERTADAEQRGRERDGKDRKREGKDRERDGGAEPELRGDAAERESGRGTEQRSGRGGDGRDGRAAGYERGSRQEGQRDGGRGAEEGREAGGSPEGGNSAPGTDGDALEPIPERIEAFVDRLKDEVGYKTSFDVIVREMTLGGKKTAFFMLNGLSSGVIMTEILQRLTFLQTDSLSADALHSFMKLYVPAVQVEQEDDWNMMLTAVLSGSTGMYIDGESTMLILDAKSFPIRNPEEPSLERVVRGSRDGFVETLLMNVSLVRRRLRDPMLRYEILRVGERTRSDVCIAYIDDIVDKELLESIRDKISAVKIDGLPLADKQLEEATVKRGWNPYPLVRYSERPDVVASHLLEGNVAVFVDTSPSVMILPTSFFDLVQHAEENRQTPFIGTYLRWLRFLGILASLFLVPIWLLFALNPSMLPPALSFIGPAKLSKIPLALQFLLAEAGIDLMRMAAIHTPTPLALAISLVSAILVGDIAVQTGLFVNEVILYMAVAAVGMFATPSYELSLANRIVRLMLICLVALFHVPGLVIGWTAVFVILVMQRSFNRPYMWPLIPFDARGMMNVLLRMPVLENRKRPNLLRPQQRDKMPEHGGG from the coding sequence CTGGACGGACCGGAGGAGGCCGGCCGAGCGGAAGCGACTCGGAGCGGCGGCCGGGAAGAACGGGAGCGGACCGCAGACGCGGAGCAGCGGGGACGGGAGCGAGACGGGAAGGATCGGAAGCGAGAAGGGAAGGATAGGGAACGGGACGGAGGAGCCGAACCTGAGCTCCGAGGCGATGCCGCGGAGCGCGAGAGCGGACGTGGAACGGAGCAGCGTTCCGGGCGCGGCGGCGACGGGCGCGATGGCCGCGCCGCCGGGTACGAGCGTGGGAGCCGACAGGAAGGCCAGCGGGATGGCGGCCGGGGCGCCGAGGAAGGACGCGAGGCCGGAGGGAGCCCGGAGGGCGGGAATTCCGCGCCGGGAACGGACGGGGACGCGCTTGAGCCGATCCCGGAGCGCATCGAGGCGTTCGTCGACCGCCTGAAGGATGAGGTCGGCTACAAGACGAGCTTCGACGTCATCGTCCGCGAGATGACGCTCGGCGGCAAGAAGACGGCCTTTTTCATGCTGAACGGCCTCTCCAGCGGCGTCATCATGACGGAGATCCTGCAGCGGCTGACGTTCCTGCAGACGGACAGCCTGTCGGCCGACGCGCTGCATTCGTTCATGAAGCTGTATGTGCCGGCGGTGCAGGTCGAGCAGGAGGACGACTGGAACATGATGCTTACGGCCGTGCTGAGCGGCTCGACGGGCATGTACATCGACGGCGAGAGCACGATGCTCATCCTCGATGCCAAAAGCTTCCCGATCCGCAATCCGGAGGAGCCGTCGCTCGAGCGGGTCGTGCGCGGCTCGCGCGACGGCTTCGTCGAGACGCTGCTCATGAACGTCTCGCTCGTCCGCAGGCGGCTGCGCGATCCGATGCTGCGCTACGAGATTCTGCGGGTCGGAGAACGGACGCGCAGCGACGTGTGCATCGCCTACATCGACGACATCGTGGACAAGGAGCTGCTCGAGTCGATCCGCGACAAGATTTCCGCCGTGAAGATCGACGGCCTGCCGCTCGCCGACAAGCAGCTGGAGGAAGCGACGGTCAAGCGCGGCTGGAATCCCTATCCGCTCGTACGCTATTCGGAGCGGCCCGATGTCGTCGCCTCGCATCTGCTGGAGGGCAACGTCGCGGTGTTCGTCGACACGTCCCCGAGCGTCATGATCCTGCCGACGTCGTTCTTCGATCTCGTGCAGCACGCCGAGGAGAACCGGCAGACGCCGTTCATCGGCACGTATCTTCGCTGGCTGCGCTTCCTCGGCATCCTCGCGTCGCTGTTCCTCGTGCCGATCTGGCTGCTGTTCGCGCTCAATCCGTCGATGCTGCCCCCGGCGCTGTCGTTCATCGGTCCGGCCAAGCTCAGCAAAATCCCGCTGGCGCTGCAGTTCCTGCTCGCCGAGGCCGGCATCGACCTGATGCGCATGGCCGCGATCCACACGCCGACCCCGCTCGCGCTGGCGATCTCGCTCGTCTCGGCGATTCTCGTCGGGGACATCGCCGTGCAGACCGGCCTGTTCGTCAACGAGGTCATCCTCTACATGGCCGTCGCCGCCGTCGGCATGTTCGCCACGCCGAGCTACGAGCTGAGCCTCGCCAACCGGATCGTGCGGCTGATGCTTATCTGCCTCGTCGCCCTGTTCCACGTGCCGGGGCTCGTCATCGGCTGGACGGCCGTATTCGTCATCCTCGTCATGCAGCGCTCGTTCAACCGACCGTACATGTGGCCGCTCATTCCGTTCGACGCCCGCGGCATGATGAACGTGCTGCTGCGCATGCCGGTGCTGGAGAACCGGAAGCGCCCGAACCTGCTCCGCCCGCAGCAGCGGGACAAGATGCCGGAGCACGGCGGCGGCTGA
- a CDS encoding D-alanyl-D-alanine carboxypeptidase family protein: MPDALQADSAAGAPAASSDLAPSARSAIVMDADSGTVIYEKNSHDKLPPASITKIMTMLLIVEAIQDGKLKLADKVSTSEYAASMGGSQIFLEPGEEMTVDDMLKGIAMASGNDASVAMAEKIGGTEAEFVSMMNEKAAQLGLTDTHFANPNGLPAADHYTSAHDIAVMSRELLKHSLITKYTGQYQDYLRKDSEKPFWLVNTNKLVRFYSGADGLKTGYTSEAKYCLSATAKRDGMRVVAVVMGEPNTKTRNAEVSSLLDYSFAQYANYPILKKGDSMGTLSIEKGVQGKLPVTAQHNYSILLKKGAAAKDIRYEIKWNASIKAPVKIGDPVGKLIVYQGDQVMKDFPLEMPVSVEKAGWWKLFKRSTGSLFS, encoded by the coding sequence CTGCCGGACGCCTTGCAGGCGGACAGCGCGGCCGGAGCGCCCGCCGCATCCAGCGATCTCGCTCCTTCGGCGCGATCGGCGATCGTGATGGACGCGGACAGCGGCACCGTCATCTACGAGAAAAACAGCCATGACAAGCTGCCTCCGGCGAGCATCACGAAGATCATGACGATGCTGCTGATCGTCGAAGCGATCCAGGACGGAAAGCTCAAGCTGGCGGACAAGGTGTCGACGAGCGAATACGCCGCCTCGATGGGCGGCTCGCAGATTTTCCTGGAGCCCGGCGAGGAGATGACGGTCGACGACATGCTCAAGGGCATCGCGATGGCATCGGGCAACGACGCCTCGGTCGCGATGGCGGAGAAGATCGGCGGCACGGAAGCCGAGTTCGTCTCGATGATGAACGAAAAAGCGGCGCAGCTCGGCTTGACGGACACTCACTTCGCCAATCCGAACGGTCTCCCGGCGGCGGACCACTATACGTCGGCCCATGACATCGCCGTCATGTCGCGCGAGCTGCTGAAGCACAGCCTCATCACGAAGTACACCGGACAGTACCAGGACTACCTGCGCAAGGACAGCGAGAAGCCGTTCTGGCTCGTGAATACGAACAAGCTCGTACGCTTCTACTCCGGCGCCGACGGCCTCAAGACCGGCTATACGAGTGAGGCGAAATACTGCCTGTCCGCGACGGCGAAGCGCGACGGCATGCGGGTCGTGGCCGTCGTCATGGGCGAGCCGAACACGAAGACGCGCAACGCGGAGGTGTCGAGCCTGCTCGACTACTCGTTCGCGCAGTACGCCAACTATCCGATCCTCAAGAAGGGCGACAGCATGGGCACGCTTTCGATCGAGAAAGGCGTGCAGGGCAAGCTGCCGGTCACGGCGCAGCACAACTACAGCATCCTGCTGAAAAAAGGCGCGGCGGCCAAGGATATCCGGTACGAGATCAAGTGGAACGCGAGCATCAAGGCTCCCGTCAAGATCGGCGATCCCGTCGGCAAGCTGATCGTCTATCAAGGCGACCAGGTGATGAAGGACTTCCCGCTGGAAATGCCGGTGTCGGTCGAGAAGGCCGGCTGGTGGAAGCTGTTCAAGCGCTCGACGGGCAGCCTCTTCTCCTGA
- a CDS encoding aspartyl-phosphate phosphatase Spo0E family protein: MIENVQLHQQIERLRGQMVETASLKNTLLHGEVLQISQTLDLLIVQIQEERLTRLRK, translated from the coding sequence ATGATCGAGAACGTTCAGCTGCACCAGCAGATCGAGAGGCTGCGGGGACAAATGGTCGAGACGGCTTCGCTGAAAAATACGTTGCTGCACGGCGAGGTGCTGCAGATCAGCCAGACCTTGGATCTGCTCATCGTCCAGATCCAGGAAGAAAGGCTCACCCGACTCCGCAAATGA
- the spoIIAB gene encoding anti-sigma F factor, producing the protein MSERQPAAANTMKLSFSARSENEAFARVSVAAFISQLDPTMEELNDLKTVISEAVTNSIIHGYDSDAAKLVHIQATISGDSVTIVIADDGGGIEDLELARQPLYTSKPELERSGMGFTIMENFMDSFEVTSEPGRGTRIAMTKRIESKKALYN; encoded by the coding sequence ATGAGCGAGCGTCAGCCGGCAGCGGCCAATACGATGAAGCTGAGCTTCAGCGCGCGTTCGGAGAACGAAGCGTTCGCACGCGTCAGCGTGGCGGCGTTCATCTCCCAGCTGGACCCGACGATGGAAGAGCTGAACGATCTGAAAACGGTCATCTCCGAGGCGGTGACGAACTCGATCATCCACGGCTATGACAGCGACGCGGCCAAGCTCGTCCATATCCAGGCGACGATCAGCGGCGACTCGGTCACGATCGTCATCGCCGACGACGGCGGAGGCATCGAGGATCTGGAGCTCGCCCGTCAGCCTCTCTACACATCCAAGCCGGAGCTGGAGCGCTCGGGCATGGGCTTCACGATCATGGAGAACTTCATGGACAGCTTCGAGGTCACCAGCGAGCCCGGCCGCGGTACCCGCATCGCCATGACCAAGCGCATCGAATCCAAAAAGGCGCTGTACAATTAG
- a CDS encoding S8 family peptidase, whose translation MKKNSIGSCLRACACSRPGRHATRRIVVLKSRKAYDEAVRELARGGIRPLRTWKSSRILCLRLDRRVSWQELLRHPELRSLEKDAVVRALGASVRDGRTRRSGKRRRSRPCGKLPWNIRRVEAPPVWRRTLGSGIRLAVIDTGVGPHPDLRVAGGVNVSGGRSYRDDNGHGTHVAGIAAGRGSGGGPLGVAPGASLYAVKALDADGFGSLTSILDAIEWCIDNRMDVVNMSLGLPPGTRSAALRRVVRRARRAGLVLVAAAGNAGVYSGGLDVPASYPETIAVAASNRRGRIASFSSRGKGIDLTAPGDEICSCWLDGGYETDSGTSMSAPHVAGGAALLLSANPGLPAAAVSPVLRRWAKPVPGASKRAQGSGLLQLRRIGSVFYPGVRPMPGRHQAKFR comes from the coding sequence GTGAAGAAAAATTCGATTGGAAGCTGCCTGCGCGCCTGCGCCTGCAGTCGGCCGGGACGGCATGCGACAAGGCGCATCGTCGTGCTGAAGAGCCGCAAAGCCTACGACGAGGCGGTCCGGGAGCTCGCCCGCGGCGGCATCAGGCCGCTGCGGACCTGGAAATCGAGCCGCATCCTCTGCCTGCGCCTGGACCGGCGCGTCTCCTGGCAGGAGCTGCTCCGCCATCCGGAGCTTCGCAGCCTCGAAAAGGATGCCGTCGTGCGCGCGCTTGGCGCAAGCGTCAGAGACGGCCGCACCCGCCGGAGCGGCAAACGCAGGCGCAGCCGCCCTTGCGGCAAGCTGCCCTGGAATATCCGCCGCGTCGAGGCGCCGCCGGTCTGGAGGCGGACGCTAGGCAGCGGCATCCGACTCGCGGTCATCGATACCGGCGTCGGACCGCATCCCGATCTGCGCGTTGCCGGGGGCGTGAACGTGAGCGGCGGCAGGTCCTACCGCGACGACAACGGCCATGGCACGCATGTCGCCGGCATCGCAGCGGGCCGCGGCAGCGGCGGCGGCCCGCTCGGCGTCGCGCCCGGAGCCTCGCTGTACGCGGTCAAGGCGCTTGACGCCGACGGCTTCGGCAGCCTGACCAGCATCCTCGACGCGATCGAGTGGTGCATCGACAATCGCATGGATGTCGTCAACATGAGCCTTGGCCTGCCTCCCGGCACGCGCAGCGCCGCGCTGCGGCGGGTCGTGCGCCGAGCCCGCAGGGCCGGCCTCGTGCTGGTCGCCGCCGCAGGCAATGCGGGCGTCTACAGCGGCGGCCTCGACGTGCCGGCCTCATATCCCGAGACGATCGCCGTCGCCGCCTCCAACCGCCGCGGCCGCATCGCTTCGTTCAGCAGCCGCGGCAAAGGTATCGACCTGACCGCGCCCGGCGACGAAATCTGCTCCTGCTGGCTGGACGGAGGCTATGAGACCGACTCCGGCACGAGCATGAGCGCCCCTCATGTGGCCGGCGGCGCGGCGCTGCTGCTGTCCGCCAACCCCGGCCTGCCTGCGGCGGCGGTCTCGCCGGTGCTGAGGAGGTGGGCGAAGCCGGTGCCCGGAGCTTCCAAGCGCGCGCAGGGCTCCGGCCTGCTGCAGCTGCGGCGGATCGGATCGGTGTTCTATCCCGGAGTCCGCCCGATGCCGGGCCGCCATCAGGCGAAATTCCGCTGA
- the spoIIAA gene encoding anti-sigma F factor antagonist codes for MSLHVDLEHQRHILIVRLKGELDHHTADSVRIRMEEEIRRGGSTDVILSLKELDFMDSSGLGVILGRYKLLKSRGGKMVVCDASPGVYRLFELSGLFKIMPIHDTESDALSSLEVAL; via the coding sequence ATGAGTCTTCATGTGGATCTGGAGCATCAGCGCCATATCTTGATCGTCCGTCTGAAGGGCGAGCTTGACCACCATACAGCCGATTCCGTCCGCATCCGGATGGAGGAGGAGATCCGGAGGGGCGGCAGCACCGACGTCATCCTCAGCCTCAAGGAGCTCGACTTCATGGACAGCTCCGGGCTCGGCGTCATCCTCGGACGCTACAAGCTGCTCAAGAGCCGGGGCGGCAAGATGGTCGTCTGCGACGCGAGTCCGGGCGTCTACCGCCTGTTCGAGCTGTCGGGACTGTTCAAGATCATGCCGATACACGACACCGAGAGCGATGCGCTCTCGAGCCTGGAGGTGGCTTTATGA
- the fur gene encoding ferric iron uptake transcriptional regulator — MEARIDSIKQQLQSQGYKLTPQREATVRVLLENEDDHLSAEDVFMLVKDKAPEIGLATVYRTLELLSELHVVEKMNFGDGVARYDLRTDNSKHHHHHLICVQCGSMEEIKDDWLGPLEERLEAEYGFAVLDHRLDFQGICRRCRETNDSKKP, encoded by the coding sequence ATGGAAGCCCGGATCGATTCCATTAAGCAGCAGCTCCAGTCGCAGGGCTACAAGTTGACCCCGCAGCGCGAAGCAACCGTGCGCGTCCTCCTGGAGAACGAGGACGATCACCTGAGCGCCGAGGACGTGTTCATGCTCGTCAAGGACAAGGCTCCCGAGATCGGCTTGGCCACCGTGTACCGCACGCTGGAGCTGCTCAGCGAGCTGCATGTCGTGGAGAAGATGAACTTCGGCGACGGAGTCGCCCGCTACGACCTGAGGACGGACAACAGCAAGCATCATCACCACCATCTGATCTGCGTGCAATGCGGATCGATGGAGGAGATCAAGGATGACTGGCTCGGACCGCTCGAAGAACGGCTGGAGGCCGAATACGGCTTTGCCGTCCTGGATCACCGCCTTGATTTTCAAGGCATCTGCAGGCGCTGCAGAGAAACCAACGATTCCAAGAAGCCCTGA
- the sigF gene encoding RNA polymerase sporulation sigma factor SigF: MEADLKKNAGPFLDDAEVKRLIALSQSGDSLARDTLARCNIRLVWSVVQRFMNRGYEPEDLFQIGCIGLLKSVDKFDLSYEVKFSTYAVPMIIGEIQRFLRDDGTLKVSRSLKETANKVRKAKDELAKTLGRLPTIREVAEFLGITAEDVVFAQEANKPPASIHETVFENDGDPITLMDQIEGESGERWFDKLALNEAIGGLSERERLIVYLRYYRDQTQSEVAGRLGISQVQVSRLEKKILQSIKEQIAQ; the protein is encoded by the coding sequence ATGGAAGCCGATCTGAAGAAGAACGCGGGTCCGTTCCTGGACGACGCGGAGGTGAAGCGCCTCATCGCGCTGAGCCAATCCGGGGATTCGCTCGCCAGGGACACGCTGGCCCGCTGCAACATCCGCTTGGTATGGTCGGTCGTACAGCGCTTCATGAACCGCGGCTATGAGCCCGAGGATCTGTTCCAGATCGGCTGCATCGGCCTGCTCAAGTCGGTGGACAAGTTCGACCTCAGCTACGAGGTCAAGTTCTCCACTTACGCCGTGCCGATGATTATCGGGGAGATCCAGAGATTCCTGCGGGACGACGGGACGCTCAAGGTGAGCCGCTCGCTCAAGGAGACGGCCAACAAGGTGCGCAAGGCGAAGGACGAGCTGGCCAAGACGCTCGGCCGGCTGCCGACGATCCGCGAGGTGGCGGAGTTCCTCGGCATCACGGCGGAGGACGTCGTCTTCGCGCAGGAGGCGAACAAGCCTCCCGCATCCATCCACGAGACGGTATTCGAGAACGACGGGGACCCGATTACGCTGATGGACCAGATCGAGGGCGAGTCGGGCGAGCGCTGGTTCGACAAGCTCGCTCTGAACGAAGCGATCGGCGGCCTCAGCGAGCGGGAGCGGCTGATCGTGTACCTACGCTACTACCGCGACCAGACCCAGTCCGAGGTGGCGGGACGGCTCGGCATCTCCCAGGTGCAGGTTTCCCGGCTGGAAAAGAAAATCCTCCAATCGATCAAAGAGCAGATCGCCCAATAG